From Pseudomonas vanderleydeniana, the proteins below share one genomic window:
- a CDS encoding asparagine synthase-related protein → MSAFAGLLSAEAIPAQLPEHFAAALHAPGLETPRHWSIPGLHFTHRLRITAPEDHQDHQPIIRNDVPLALVFDGYLINRNELIEALNLPRQARAWADSAIAFEAITRWGAGGPERMLGDFALAAWNLADRSLILARDAVGQRPLYYHEGNGFFAFATNPTALLAVPGINPELDEDYFVAQLSDLPVPDNGTPYKHLRLLPAGSVAVLSSGHLKQRFYWTPEQRTELRLPRDEDYVEAARELFERAVKDCLRIEGPAFSSLTGGLDSSAVSVTAVKHLPGNTLTTITCLPAVNTEPPDSDHHYMSERRYVASICAQAPGLQPLFFNAPLQHRWDTDWLQMFQLTGVPWRNVMNMAWMGSARDHIRHKGGRVLLAGALGNVTLSWDGQGTLTGLMREGRWLKAFQESYALARTSGQKANLARQMWRTTLAPFAPDILQRWIAKLQARSNASYWGHQSPIEPSIKARIRTEDGVRRRKKMASMASWQLRQAWFRERQSALQATGLVRALHGFEVRDPMADRRLLEFCFSLPDSLYLQGGVSRLLARRVTADRLPSEVVNNRKRGMQCPEYLHRMSEVRPFLGNRLEELEASALAQRLLDLKRMRSLLSNWPNQLASPEHLIFLHRGLHFGVFLQWIESGCQLKN, encoded by the coding sequence ATGAGCGCATTTGCTGGTCTGCTTTCCGCGGAAGCCATACCTGCGCAACTACCTGAGCACTTTGCTGCTGCGCTCCATGCGCCAGGACTGGAAACACCGCGCCACTGGTCTATTCCAGGCCTTCACTTCACCCATCGTCTACGCATCACAGCCCCAGAGGATCACCAGGATCATCAGCCCATCATTCGCAATGATGTGCCCCTGGCGCTGGTGTTTGACGGCTACCTGATTAATCGCAATGAACTCATAGAGGCTCTGAATCTCCCCAGGCAAGCACGCGCCTGGGCCGATAGCGCCATTGCCTTTGAAGCGATCACTCGTTGGGGAGCGGGCGGTCCCGAGCGGATGCTCGGAGATTTTGCGCTAGCGGCGTGGAATCTTGCCGATCGCAGCCTGATACTCGCACGTGACGCAGTCGGCCAACGTCCTCTGTATTACCACGAGGGGAATGGGTTCTTTGCTTTCGCCACTAACCCAACAGCCCTGCTGGCAGTTCCGGGTATCAACCCCGAACTGGACGAAGATTACTTTGTCGCCCAGCTATCGGACTTGCCCGTGCCCGACAACGGCACACCGTATAAACACTTGCGCCTTCTCCCTGCAGGCTCGGTCGCAGTTTTAAGCTCAGGCCACCTCAAGCAACGTTTCTACTGGACACCTGAGCAAAGAACCGAGCTACGCTTGCCCAGAGATGAGGATTACGTCGAGGCCGCACGTGAATTATTCGAACGCGCAGTCAAAGACTGCCTGAGAATCGAGGGTCCTGCATTCTCCTCTCTCACCGGAGGATTGGACTCCTCCGCCGTGTCAGTGACAGCCGTTAAACACCTGCCTGGCAATACATTGACCACCATCACCTGCCTCCCTGCCGTCAATACCGAACCGCCGGACTCAGATCATCACTACATGAGTGAGCGGCGTTATGTAGCAAGCATCTGCGCACAAGCCCCAGGATTGCAGCCGCTGTTTTTTAATGCGCCACTGCAACATCGATGGGATACCGACTGGCTACAGATGTTCCAGCTGACAGGCGTCCCTTGGCGCAATGTGATGAACATGGCGTGGATGGGCTCGGCCCGGGATCACATAAGGCACAAAGGAGGACGTGTACTGCTGGCCGGGGCGCTCGGTAATGTGACGTTGTCTTGGGATGGGCAAGGCACCCTTACCGGATTGATGAGGGAAGGTCGCTGGCTCAAAGCCTTTCAAGAGTCCTACGCTCTTGCCCGCACGAGCGGACAAAAAGCTAACCTTGCTCGCCAGATGTGGCGAACCACCCTGGCCCCGTTTGCACCCGACATCCTTCAGCGCTGGATAGCAAAACTGCAAGCCAGGTCGAACGCCTCGTATTGGGGGCACCAATCTCCCATTGAGCCAAGCATAAAGGCACGAATTCGGACCGAGGATGGAGTCAGGCGCCGCAAAAAAATGGCTTCGATGGCAAGCTGGCAACTACGGCAGGCGTGGTTCAGGGAACGCCAGTCAGCGCTGCAGGCAACAGGACTTGTACGCGCACTCCATGGTTTCGAGGTTCGCGACCCCATGGCTGATCGGCGCTTACTGGAATTCTGCTTTTCACTTCCCGATAGCCTCTACTTGCAAGGTGGCGTATCTCGCCTTCTCGCCCGCCGAGTGACAGCGGACCGCCTGCCTAGCGAAGTGGTCAACAATCGCAAACGCGGCATGCAATGCCCTGAATACCTTCATCGCATGAGTGAAGTGCGCCCGTTTCTCGGCAACCGTCTCGAAGAGTTGGAGGCCTCTGCGCTTGCCCAACGCCTGCTAGACCTTAAACGAATGAGATCACTGCTTTCGAACTGGCCAAACCAGCTCGCGAGCCCAGAGCACCTCATATTTCTTCACCGAGGCCTACACTTTGGCGTGTTCCTGCAGTGGATCGAAAGTGGCTGCCAGCTCAAGAATTAG
- a CDS encoding Hsp20 family protein → MATTLSLAPLFRHSVGFDRFNDLFESALRSEAGTSYPPYNVEKHGDDQYRIVIAVAGLAEEDLDIQVEKGVLTVAGDKRESNGDVTYLHQGIAQRAFRLSFRLMDHIEVQGAKLANGLLNIDLLRVVPEEAKPKRIMIGGAESADSRPVSEQ, encoded by the coding sequence ATGGCTACTACTCTTTCGTTGGCCCCACTTTTCCGTCACTCGGTCGGCTTTGACCGTTTCAACGACCTTTTCGAATCGGCGCTTCGCAGTGAGGCCGGAACTTCCTATCCTCCTTACAACGTTGAAAAACACGGTGATGACCAATATCGAATTGTCATCGCGGTGGCTGGCTTGGCTGAGGAGGACTTGGACATTCAGGTTGAAAAGGGCGTTTTGACGGTCGCCGGCGACAAGCGAGAAAGCAACGGTGATGTCACTTACCTGCACCAGGGTATCGCTCAGCGTGCTTTCCGGCTGTCGTTCCGCTTGATGGATCACATCGAGGTGCAGGGCGCGAAGCTCGCTAACGGTTTGCTGAACATAGACTTGCTTAGAGTGGTACCGGAGGAAGCGAAGCCTAAACGCATCATGATCGGAGGGGCTGAGTCTGCTGACTCGAGGCCGGTCAGTGAGCAGTAA
- a CDS encoding PAS domain-containing protein, translating into MIDAELLKLMIESSNDGIVVAEQEGDEHILIYANQAFQHLTGYSIDETLYQDCRFLQGDDRDQPGIAAIREAIKNSQPCRQIIRNYRKDGRVFWNELSITPVFNDEDQLTYYIGIQKDVTVQVEASERARQLEAEVEDLKIQLARLQRSISST; encoded by the coding sequence ATGATCGATGCAGAACTGCTGAAACTGATGATCGAGTCTTCCAACGATGGCATTGTGGTGGCAGAGCAGGAAGGCGATGAACACATCCTCATCTACGCCAACCAAGCCTTTCAGCACCTGACCGGCTATAGCATTGATGAAACCCTGTATCAGGACTGCCGGTTCCTGCAGGGCGATGACCGAGATCAACCAGGCATTGCTGCTATCCGCGAAGCAATAAAAAATTCTCAGCCTTGCCGGCAAATCATTCGAAACTATCGCAAAGACGGCCGTGTTTTCTGGAATGAGCTTTCGATAACCCCAGTGTTTAACGACGAGGATCAACTCACCTATTACATCGGCATCCAAAAGGACGTTACCGTCCAGGTTGAGGCTAGCGAACGTGCCCGTCAGTTGGAGGCTGAAGTCGAGGATCTGAAAATTCAGCTGGCTCGATTACAACGAAGCATTTCATCGACTTAG
- a CDS encoding sulfotransferase domain-containing protein, which yields MKGFYWLASYPKSGNTWLRLVLNSYRLGGSEPDFSRKQNFAPIASSRRRFDELLGIASSDLLPDELLTLRPRMYEAQLTEAREPLFNKVHDAWQLTSLGEPLFPATSTLGAVYIVRDPRDVVLSLAGHIDISVDRAIDLLLDEAAILCDQKLGLRDQLPQRLNSWSRHVLSWIDLPAPWSPLLIRYEDMLATPMASFACVIKYCGWALDDKRLEQALEATRFDRLQAAEASHGFSERPQRAARFFREGRAGGWREQLSQAQLRRIEDATEPVRARLAYHSAFES from the coding sequence ATGAAGGGATTCTACTGGCTGGCGTCCTACCCAAAGTCAGGTAACACTTGGCTGCGGTTGGTCCTCAATAGTTATCGTCTGGGCGGATCGGAACCAGACTTCTCTCGCAAGCAAAACTTCGCCCCTATTGCCAGCAGTCGTCGCCGTTTCGACGAGCTTCTGGGCATCGCCTCGTCTGATTTGCTCCCTGATGAGTTGTTGACCTTGCGTCCACGCATGTATGAAGCGCAATTAACAGAGGCGCGCGAACCATTGTTCAATAAGGTTCACGACGCTTGGCAATTGACTTCGCTCGGGGAGCCACTGTTTCCCGCTACAAGCACGCTTGGCGCTGTCTATATCGTGCGTGATCCTCGAGATGTGGTGCTCTCGTTGGCCGGACACATCGATATCAGTGTGGACAGGGCGATCGACCTTCTCCTCGACGAGGCAGCCATACTGTGTGACCAAAAGCTCGGGCTCAGAGATCAGCTACCTCAACGACTCAATAGCTGGAGTCGGCATGTTCTGAGCTGGATAGATTTGCCCGCGCCCTGGAGCCCTTTGCTCATTCGCTATGAAGACATGTTGGCTACGCCGATGGCGAGCTTTGCCTGTGTCATTAAGTACTGTGGCTGGGCGCTGGATGACAAGCGCCTTGAACAAGCCTTGGAGGCTACCCGCTTCGACCGGCTGCAGGCTGCGGAGGCCAGCCACGGTTTCAGTGAGAGGCCGCAGCGCGCCGCTCGCTTTTTTCGAGAGGGACGTGCTGGAGGATGGCGTGAACAATTGAGCCAAGCTCAGCTACGCCGCATTGAGGATGCCACCGAACCGGTGCGAGCACGTCTTGCTTATCACTCGGCGTTTGAATCGTAA
- a CDS encoding lasso peptide biosynthesis B2 protein: MISAHRLRVIEAVLLFSVTPVLCHLFSWRLLLSLSGARIESASPHLNLALSPTARAVRDAVAVAVRRLPWKPLCLRQALVAACMLRLRGRRSVLCLGVRREGDSIGAHAWLVLTGKDGGVVCGAENMGNFRALKQQN; encoded by the coding sequence TTGATTAGTGCTCACCGTCTTCGCGTTATTGAAGCCGTTCTCTTGTTTTCGGTTACTCCTGTCTTATGTCATCTTTTTTCGTGGCGCCTTTTGCTGAGTCTAAGTGGCGCTCGCATTGAGTCCGCATCACCTCATTTAAATCTCGCATTGTCGCCGACGGCTCGTGCTGTGCGCGATGCCGTGGCCGTGGCTGTCCGGCGACTTCCCTGGAAACCTCTTTGTTTGCGCCAAGCATTAGTGGCCGCTTGCATGTTGCGCTTGCGCGGAAGGCGGTCCGTGCTTTGCCTGGGTGTACGCAGAGAGGGTGACTCCATAGGCGCACATGCATGGCTGGTATTGACGGGGAAGGATGGCGGCGTCGTTTGCGGAGCGGAGAATATGGGCAATTTTCGCGCCTTGAAGCAGCAAAATTAG
- a CDS encoding PqqD family protein: MMSEITGEATVIRNANVLVAEIGGELVLMSVSQWHYFGLNSVASEIWERLASPMRVDALCDTLALEYDADIQVIRQDVMELLSKLASRELIEVQA, from the coding sequence ATGATGAGCGAAATCACTGGAGAGGCGACTGTTATCAGGAATGCTAACGTTCTAGTCGCCGAGATCGGTGGGGAATTGGTGCTGATGAGTGTATCGCAGTGGCACTACTTCGGCCTTAATTCCGTCGCTAGCGAAATTTGGGAGCGACTCGCTTCGCCAATGCGTGTAGATGCCTTGTGTGACACACTGGCGCTTGAGTACGACGCGGACATCCAGGTAATTCGTCAGGATGTTATGGAGCTGCTGAGCAAGCTGGCCAGTCGTGAACTTATTGAGGTTCAGGCTTGA
- a CDS encoding LysR family transcriptional regulator, whose amino-acid sequence MFSSERLKGIDVFVAVADFGSFTAAAQRLNLTSSAVSKSVARLEARLGTRLFNRTTRTLSLTDSGVVFYRTCLSVLADLEEVEHAIVAEGNEPHGKVRIDLPASYGRLHVLPLLMDFLLLHPMLQPHISFTDRFIDPAYEGIDIVVRIGGPDAWPSNLGHQYFGAQRLIFCASPQYLERNGTPQNERELEHHHCVGYGHSDGMVTPWFFKGRHAGEMERRTIQPRIAVGDGEGEVAAVLAGHGIGQLPTWLTQRHVDSGALVEVLPDLATDGLPMNLVWLKSREGLPKVRAVLDYLLPRLTAHGTRPMDS is encoded by the coding sequence ATGTTCTCATCCGAGCGGCTCAAAGGAATCGACGTCTTCGTCGCTGTTGCTGACTTCGGGAGCTTCACGGCTGCGGCTCAAAGGCTGAATTTGACAAGTTCGGCAGTCAGCAAGAGCGTAGCTCGTCTAGAGGCGCGTCTGGGAACCCGACTGTTCAATCGTACGACCCGCACGTTGTCGCTCACGGATTCCGGCGTCGTGTTCTACAGAACCTGCCTATCGGTTCTGGCGGATCTGGAAGAGGTCGAGCATGCAATCGTGGCTGAAGGCAATGAGCCCCACGGCAAGGTTCGTATCGATCTTCCAGCCTCCTACGGACGGCTACATGTGCTCCCGTTGCTCATGGATTTCTTGCTACTGCATCCCATGCTGCAACCCCACATATCGTTCACGGATCGCTTTATCGATCCGGCGTACGAGGGCATCGACATCGTCGTTCGCATTGGCGGGCCTGACGCGTGGCCGTCGAATCTGGGGCACCAGTACTTTGGTGCACAGCGCCTCATCTTCTGCGCATCCCCTCAGTACCTGGAGCGCAACGGCACTCCCCAGAACGAACGCGAACTCGAACATCACCATTGTGTGGGTTACGGGCATAGCGATGGGATGGTCACCCCCTGGTTCTTCAAGGGCCGTCATGCTGGGGAGATGGAGCGCCGAACCATCCAGCCACGCATTGCGGTGGGCGATGGAGAGGGAGAAGTCGCAGCGGTGTTAGCAGGTCACGGGATAGGTCAGCTACCCACCTGGCTGACTCAGCGGCACGTAGACTCTGGCGCTCTCGTTGAGGTGCTGCCTGATCTGGCGACCGATGGCCTACCGATGAATCTGGTGTGGCTGAAAAGCCGCGAAGGGCTTCCCAAGGTTCGCGCCGTATTGGACTACCTGCTTCCCCGGTTGACCGCCCACGGCACAAGGCCCATGGACTCGTAG
- a CDS encoding MFS transporter has translation MSAYESPPSAASVAKGAGISVAILAFSAFLIVTTEFLIVGLLPNLARDLNISISAAGQLVTLFAFTVMVFGPPLTAALSHLDRKKLFISILLIFAAANALAAVSSNFWILAVARVVPALALPVFWGTASETAGQLAGPARAGQAISRVYLGISAAMLLGIPLGTVVSNAIGWRGAFWLLAGMSLIMAVAMLAYMPSVVRSAKVDFLKQARIFKEAYFLSNVLLSIVVFSAMFIAYTYLADILERVVGVAQENVGWWLMAFGAIGLVGNWIGGKAVDKSPIKATVLFLLLLAIGMAAIVPLAHAGLLFCAALGLWGIANTALYPVSQVRVMSSVSHSQALAGTTNVSAANAGIGIGAVVGGMTIPSLGVEFLGYVAAAVAVLALAVVPVVRHLAPR, from the coding sequence ATGTCTGCTTACGAATCACCCCCTTCGGCGGCTTCTGTTGCAAAAGGCGCCGGCATCAGCGTCGCGATACTGGCCTTCTCAGCCTTTCTCATCGTTACGACCGAGTTCCTGATTGTCGGACTGCTCCCGAACCTTGCCAGAGACCTCAACATCTCGATTTCTGCCGCAGGGCAACTGGTCACGCTGTTTGCGTTCACGGTCATGGTCTTTGGCCCGCCCCTGACAGCGGCGCTTTCCCATCTCGATAGAAAAAAACTGTTCATCTCGATCCTTTTGATCTTCGCTGCAGCGAATGCGCTCGCTGCGGTCTCGAGCAACTTCTGGATTCTTGCGGTTGCGCGGGTAGTGCCCGCGTTGGCGCTGCCCGTATTTTGGGGAACAGCGAGTGAAACCGCAGGACAGCTCGCTGGCCCAGCACGAGCAGGCCAGGCTATTTCCAGGGTTTACCTGGGCATCTCAGCAGCCATGCTACTGGGCATCCCGCTTGGCACCGTTGTCTCCAATGCCATTGGCTGGAGAGGCGCCTTCTGGTTGCTGGCGGGGATGTCCTTGATAATGGCTGTGGCGATGTTGGCCTATATGCCGAGTGTTGTCCGCTCTGCCAAAGTCGATTTTCTGAAGCAGGCGCGGATATTCAAAGAGGCCTACTTCCTCTCCAACGTCCTTCTGTCGATCGTCGTGTTCAGCGCGATGTTCATCGCTTACACCTACTTGGCCGATATCCTTGAACGGGTAGTCGGCGTTGCCCAGGAAAATGTGGGGTGGTGGCTCATGGCATTCGGCGCCATCGGGCTGGTAGGTAACTGGATCGGCGGAAAAGCCGTCGACAAGTCCCCCATCAAGGCGACCGTGCTCTTTTTGCTCCTGCTGGCCATCGGTATGGCTGCGATTGTGCCGCTGGCGCATGCAGGCTTGCTTTTCTGCGCTGCATTGGGCCTGTGGGGAATTGCCAATACTGCGCTTTATCCGGTGAGCCAGGTGCGGGTCATGAGCTCGGTTTCGCACTCTCAGGCGCTCGCGGGCACCACGAATGTTTCCGCCGCCAACGCAGGTATCGGTATCGGCGCGGTTGTCGGCGGCATGACGATCCCAAGTCTCGGCGTGGAGTTTCTCGGCTATGTTGCAGCCGCAGTGGCGGTGCTCGCTTTAGCTGTTGTTCCGGTGGTGCGTCACTTGGCACCCAGATAA